From a single Tachypleus tridentatus isolate NWPU-2018 chromosome 6, ASM421037v1, whole genome shotgun sequence genomic region:
- the LOC143253106 gene encoding alpha-ketoglutarate-dependent dioxygenase alkB homolog 3-like isoform X8, with the protein MVFRRTTEMSDKHRNGRIQGSWAGWSSEKCEKGLTSGCRKSMFKYEEGESSVGDVPFQKKDTIEIKDPGEHVLIGGMSGISSVYFHPYFFTPKEADGYFNMLIKQGSIPWKQTDIKIMGEKYQTPRLVAWYGPFPYSYSGVTLEADQEWPNEVTVIQLKVEQHLSEVYKTTVSFNSVLLNLYRNGKDSVAWHSDDELSMGIHPIIASVSLGETRKFELKKKLPSKQESQHRVPKEYPRT; encoded by the exons ATGGTTTTCAG GAGAACAACTGAGATGAGTGATAAGCATCGAAATGGTAGGATTCAGGGATCTTGGGCTGGTTGGAGTAGTGAAAAGTGTGAGAAAGGATTAACCTCTGGATGTAGGAAGAGTATGTTTAAATATGAAGAAGGTGAAAGTTCAGTA GGTGATGTTCCATTTCAAAAGAAGGACACTATTGAAATCAA GGATCCTGGTGAACATGTATTAATTGGTGGAATGAGCGGAATTTCTAG tgtttattttcaTCCATATTTCTTTACACCCAAAGAAGCAGATGGATATTTTAATATGCTTATTAAACAGGGAAGTATCCCCTGGAAGCAAACAGATATCAAAATCATGGGAGAAAAATACCAAACACCAAGACTTGTGGCCTGGTATGGTCCTTTTCCTTATTCATATTCTGGTGTAACACTGGAAGCAGATCAGGAG tggCCTAATGAGGTGACAGTAATACAGTTAAAAGTTGAACAACATTTGAGTGaagtttacaaaactacagtCAGTTTCAATTCTGTTCTCTTAAATTTATACAGAAATGGTAAAGATAGTGTTGCATGGCATAGTGATGATGAATTGTCCATGGGAATACATCCAATTATTGCATCAGTTTCCTTGGGAGAAACTAGGAAgtttgaactgaaaaaaaaactgccCTCAAAGCAAGAGAGTCAG CACAGAGTGCCCAAGGAGTATCCACGAACGTAG
- the LOC143253106 gene encoding alpha-ketoglutarate-dependent dioxygenase alkB homolog 3-like isoform X6: protein MYVGTVTCASVTQRYVCEFVTLEACFRYSCFADLRRTTEMSDKHRNGRIQGSWAGWSSEKCEKGLTSGCRKSMFKYEEGESSVGDVPFQKKDTIEIKDPGEHVLIGGMSGISSVYFHPYFFTPKEADGYFNMLIKQGSIPWKQTDIKIMGEKYQTPRLVAWYGPFPYSYSGVTLEADQEWPNEVTVIQLKVEQHLSEVYKTTVSFNSVLLNLYRNGKDSVAWHSDDELSMGIHPIIASVSLGETRKFELKKKLPSKQESQHRVPKEYPRT, encoded by the exons ATGTATGTTGGGACTGTCACTTGTGCCTCAGTAACGCAACGGTATGTTTGCGAATTTGTTACGTTAGAAGCCTGCTTTCGATATTCCTGTTTTGCAGACCTCAG GAGAACAACTGAGATGAGTGATAAGCATCGAAATGGTAGGATTCAGGGATCTTGGGCTGGTTGGAGTAGTGAAAAGTGTGAGAAAGGATTAACCTCTGGATGTAGGAAGAGTATGTTTAAATATGAAGAAGGTGAAAGTTCAGTA GGTGATGTTCCATTTCAAAAGAAGGACACTATTGAAATCAA GGATCCTGGTGAACATGTATTAATTGGTGGAATGAGCGGAATTTCTAG tgtttattttcaTCCATATTTCTTTACACCCAAAGAAGCAGATGGATATTTTAATATGCTTATTAAACAGGGAAGTATCCCCTGGAAGCAAACAGATATCAAAATCATGGGAGAAAAATACCAAACACCAAGACTTGTGGCCTGGTATGGTCCTTTTCCTTATTCATATTCTGGTGTAACACTGGAAGCAGATCAGGAG tggCCTAATGAGGTGACAGTAATACAGTTAAAAGTTGAACAACATTTGAGTGaagtttacaaaactacagtCAGTTTCAATTCTGTTCTCTTAAATTTATACAGAAATGGTAAAGATAGTGTTGCATGGCATAGTGATGATGAATTGTCCATGGGAATACATCCAATTATTGCATCAGTTTCCTTGGGAGAAACTAGGAAgtttgaactgaaaaaaaaactgccCTCAAAGCAAGAGAGTCAG CACAGAGTGCCCAAGGAGTATCCACGAACGTAG
- the LOC143253106 gene encoding alpha-ketoglutarate-dependent dioxygenase alkB homolog 3-like isoform X2: protein MYVGTVTCASVTQRYVCEFVTLEACFRYSCFADLRRTTEMSDKHRNGRIQGSWAGWSSEKCEKGLTSGCRKSMFKYEEGESSVGDVPFQKKDTIEIKDPGEHVLIGGMSGISSVYFHPYFFTPKEADGYFNMLIKQGSIPWKQTDIKIMGEKYQTPRLVAWYGPFPYSYSGVTLEADQEWPNEVTVIQLKVEQHLSEVYKTTVSFNSVLLNLYRNGKDSVAWHSDDELSMGIHPIIASVSLGETRKFELKKKLPSKQESQVKSIRSNNENLDYRVHLHKGSLLVMNGVLQQDWLHRVPKEYPRT, encoded by the exons ATGTATGTTGGGACTGTCACTTGTGCCTCAGTAACGCAACGGTATGTTTGCGAATTTGTTACGTTAGAAGCCTGCTTTCGATATTCCTGTTTTGCAGACCTCAG GAGAACAACTGAGATGAGTGATAAGCATCGAAATGGTAGGATTCAGGGATCTTGGGCTGGTTGGAGTAGTGAAAAGTGTGAGAAAGGATTAACCTCTGGATGTAGGAAGAGTATGTTTAAATATGAAGAAGGTGAAAGTTCAGTA GGTGATGTTCCATTTCAAAAGAAGGACACTATTGAAATCAA GGATCCTGGTGAACATGTATTAATTGGTGGAATGAGCGGAATTTCTAG tgtttattttcaTCCATATTTCTTTACACCCAAAGAAGCAGATGGATATTTTAATATGCTTATTAAACAGGGAAGTATCCCCTGGAAGCAAACAGATATCAAAATCATGGGAGAAAAATACCAAACACCAAGACTTGTGGCCTGGTATGGTCCTTTTCCTTATTCATATTCTGGTGTAACACTGGAAGCAGATCAGGAG tggCCTAATGAGGTGACAGTAATACAGTTAAAAGTTGAACAACATTTGAGTGaagtttacaaaactacagtCAGTTTCAATTCTGTTCTCTTAAATTTATACAGAAATGGTAAAGATAGTGTTGCATGGCATAGTGATGATGAATTGTCCATGGGAATACATCCAATTATTGCATCAGTTTCCTTGGGAGAAACTAGGAAgtttgaactgaaaaaaaaactgccCTCAAAGCAAGAGAGTCAG GTAAAAAGCATACGGTCAAATAATGAAAATCTAGATTATAGAGTCCACTTGCACAAGGGTAGTCTTCTTGTGATGAATGGCGTTTTGCAGCAGGACTGGTTG CACAGAGTGCCCAAGGAGTATCCACGAACGTAG
- the LOC143253106 gene encoding alpha-ketoglutarate-dependent dioxygenase alkB homolog 3-like isoform X7 has protein sequence MSDKHRNGRIQGSWAGWSSEKCEKGLTSGCRKSMFKYEEGESSVGDVPFQKKDTIEIKDPGEHVLIGGMSGISSVYFHPYFFTPKEADGYFNMLIKQGSIPWKQTDIKIMGEKYQTPRLVAWYGPFPYSYSGVTLEADQEWPNEVTVIQLKVEQHLSEVYKTTVSFNSVLLNLYRNGKDSVAWHSDDELSMGIHPIIASVSLGETRKFELKKKLPSKQESQVKSIRSNNENLDYRVHLHKGSLLVMNGVLQQDWLHRVPKEYPRT, from the exons ATGAGTGATAAGCATCGAAATGGTAGGATTCAGGGATCTTGGGCTGGTTGGAGTAGTGAAAAGTGTGAGAAAGGATTAACCTCTGGATGTAGGAAGAGTATGTTTAAATATGAAGAAGGTGAAAGTTCAGTA GGTGATGTTCCATTTCAAAAGAAGGACACTATTGAAATCAA GGATCCTGGTGAACATGTATTAATTGGTGGAATGAGCGGAATTTCTAG tgtttattttcaTCCATATTTCTTTACACCCAAAGAAGCAGATGGATATTTTAATATGCTTATTAAACAGGGAAGTATCCCCTGGAAGCAAACAGATATCAAAATCATGGGAGAAAAATACCAAACACCAAGACTTGTGGCCTGGTATGGTCCTTTTCCTTATTCATATTCTGGTGTAACACTGGAAGCAGATCAGGAG tggCCTAATGAGGTGACAGTAATACAGTTAAAAGTTGAACAACATTTGAGTGaagtttacaaaactacagtCAGTTTCAATTCTGTTCTCTTAAATTTATACAGAAATGGTAAAGATAGTGTTGCATGGCATAGTGATGATGAATTGTCCATGGGAATACATCCAATTATTGCATCAGTTTCCTTGGGAGAAACTAGGAAgtttgaactgaaaaaaaaactgccCTCAAAGCAAGAGAGTCAG GTAAAAAGCATACGGTCAAATAATGAAAATCTAGATTATAGAGTCCACTTGCACAAGGGTAGTCTTCTTGTGATGAATGGCGTTTTGCAGCAGGACTGGTTG CACAGAGTGCCCAAGGAGTATCCACGAACGTAG
- the LOC143253106 gene encoding alpha-ketoglutarate-dependent dioxygenase alkB homolog 3-like isoform X3 codes for MYVGTVTCASVTQRRTTEMSDKHRNGRIQGSWAGWSSEKCEKGLTSGCRKSMFKYEEGESSVGDVPFQKKDTIEIKDPGEHVLIGGMSGISSVYFHPYFFTPKEADGYFNMLIKQGSIPWKQTDIKIMGEKYQTPRLVAWYGPFPYSYSGVTLEADQEWPNEVTVIQLKVEQHLSEVYKTTVSFNSVLLNLYRNGKDSVAWHSDDELSMGIHPIIASVSLGETRKFELKKKLPSKQESQVKSIRSNNENLDYRVHLHKGSLLVMNGVLQQDWLVSTQLVLYKAITKKLWSEMC; via the exons ATGTATGTTGGGACTGTCACTTGTGCCTCAGTAACGCAACG GAGAACAACTGAGATGAGTGATAAGCATCGAAATGGTAGGATTCAGGGATCTTGGGCTGGTTGGAGTAGTGAAAAGTGTGAGAAAGGATTAACCTCTGGATGTAGGAAGAGTATGTTTAAATATGAAGAAGGTGAAAGTTCAGTA GGTGATGTTCCATTTCAAAAGAAGGACACTATTGAAATCAA GGATCCTGGTGAACATGTATTAATTGGTGGAATGAGCGGAATTTCTAG tgtttattttcaTCCATATTTCTTTACACCCAAAGAAGCAGATGGATATTTTAATATGCTTATTAAACAGGGAAGTATCCCCTGGAAGCAAACAGATATCAAAATCATGGGAGAAAAATACCAAACACCAAGACTTGTGGCCTGGTATGGTCCTTTTCCTTATTCATATTCTGGTGTAACACTGGAAGCAGATCAGGAG tggCCTAATGAGGTGACAGTAATACAGTTAAAAGTTGAACAACATTTGAGTGaagtttacaaaactacagtCAGTTTCAATTCTGTTCTCTTAAATTTATACAGAAATGGTAAAGATAGTGTTGCATGGCATAGTGATGATGAATTGTCCATGGGAATACATCCAATTATTGCATCAGTTTCCTTGGGAGAAACTAGGAAgtttgaactgaaaaaaaaactgccCTCAAAGCAAGAGAGTCAG GTAAAAAGCATACGGTCAAATAATGAAAATCTAGATTATAGAGTCCACTTGCACAAGGGTAGTCTTCTTGTGATGAATGGCGTTTTGCAGCAGGACTGGTTGGTAAGTACACAACTGGTACTTTACAAGGCAATAACAAAAAAGCTATGGTCTGAAATGTGCTAG
- the LOC143253106 gene encoding alpha-ketoglutarate-dependent dioxygenase alkB homolog 3-like isoform X1, producing MYVGTVTCASVTQRYVCEFVTLEACFRYSCFADLRRTTEMSDKHRNGRIQGSWAGWSSEKCEKGLTSGCRKSMFKYEEGESSVGDVPFQKKDTIEIKDPGEHVLIGGMSGISSVYFHPYFFTPKEADGYFNMLIKQGSIPWKQTDIKIMGEKYQTPRLVAWYGPFPYSYSGVTLEADQEWPNEVTVIQLKVEQHLSEVYKTTVSFNSVLLNLYRNGKDSVAWHSDDELSMGIHPIIASVSLGETRKFELKKKLPSKQESQVKSIRSNNENLDYRVHLHKGSLLVMNGVLQQDWLVSTQLVLYKAITKKLWSEMC from the exons ATGTATGTTGGGACTGTCACTTGTGCCTCAGTAACGCAACGGTATGTTTGCGAATTTGTTACGTTAGAAGCCTGCTTTCGATATTCCTGTTTTGCAGACCTCAG GAGAACAACTGAGATGAGTGATAAGCATCGAAATGGTAGGATTCAGGGATCTTGGGCTGGTTGGAGTAGTGAAAAGTGTGAGAAAGGATTAACCTCTGGATGTAGGAAGAGTATGTTTAAATATGAAGAAGGTGAAAGTTCAGTA GGTGATGTTCCATTTCAAAAGAAGGACACTATTGAAATCAA GGATCCTGGTGAACATGTATTAATTGGTGGAATGAGCGGAATTTCTAG tgtttattttcaTCCATATTTCTTTACACCCAAAGAAGCAGATGGATATTTTAATATGCTTATTAAACAGGGAAGTATCCCCTGGAAGCAAACAGATATCAAAATCATGGGAGAAAAATACCAAACACCAAGACTTGTGGCCTGGTATGGTCCTTTTCCTTATTCATATTCTGGTGTAACACTGGAAGCAGATCAGGAG tggCCTAATGAGGTGACAGTAATACAGTTAAAAGTTGAACAACATTTGAGTGaagtttacaaaactacagtCAGTTTCAATTCTGTTCTCTTAAATTTATACAGAAATGGTAAAGATAGTGTTGCATGGCATAGTGATGATGAATTGTCCATGGGAATACATCCAATTATTGCATCAGTTTCCTTGGGAGAAACTAGGAAgtttgaactgaaaaaaaaactgccCTCAAAGCAAGAGAGTCAG GTAAAAAGCATACGGTCAAATAATGAAAATCTAGATTATAGAGTCCACTTGCACAAGGGTAGTCTTCTTGTGATGAATGGCGTTTTGCAGCAGGACTGGTTGGTAAGTACACAACTGGTACTTTACAAGGCAATAACAAAAAAGCTATGGTCTGAAATGTGCTAG
- the LOC143253106 gene encoding alpha-ketoglutarate-dependent dioxygenase alkB homolog 3-like isoform X5 yields MSDKHRNGRIQGSWAGWSSEKCEKGLTSGCRKSMFKYEEGESSVGDVPFQKKDTIEIKDPGEHVLIGGMSGISSVYFHPYFFTPKEADGYFNMLIKQGSIPWKQTDIKIMGEKYQTPRLVAWYGPFPYSYSGVTLEADQEWPNEVTVIQLKVEQHLSEVYKTTVSFNSVLLNLYRNGKDSVAWHSDDELSMGIHPIIASVSLGETRKFELKKKLPSKQESQVKSIRSNNENLDYRVHLHKGSLLVMNGVLQQDWLVSTQLVLYKAITKKLWSEMC; encoded by the exons ATGAGTGATAAGCATCGAAATGGTAGGATTCAGGGATCTTGGGCTGGTTGGAGTAGTGAAAAGTGTGAGAAAGGATTAACCTCTGGATGTAGGAAGAGTATGTTTAAATATGAAGAAGGTGAAAGTTCAGTA GGTGATGTTCCATTTCAAAAGAAGGACACTATTGAAATCAA GGATCCTGGTGAACATGTATTAATTGGTGGAATGAGCGGAATTTCTAG tgtttattttcaTCCATATTTCTTTACACCCAAAGAAGCAGATGGATATTTTAATATGCTTATTAAACAGGGAAGTATCCCCTGGAAGCAAACAGATATCAAAATCATGGGAGAAAAATACCAAACACCAAGACTTGTGGCCTGGTATGGTCCTTTTCCTTATTCATATTCTGGTGTAACACTGGAAGCAGATCAGGAG tggCCTAATGAGGTGACAGTAATACAGTTAAAAGTTGAACAACATTTGAGTGaagtttacaaaactacagtCAGTTTCAATTCTGTTCTCTTAAATTTATACAGAAATGGTAAAGATAGTGTTGCATGGCATAGTGATGATGAATTGTCCATGGGAATACATCCAATTATTGCATCAGTTTCCTTGGGAGAAACTAGGAAgtttgaactgaaaaaaaaactgccCTCAAAGCAAGAGAGTCAG GTAAAAAGCATACGGTCAAATAATGAAAATCTAGATTATAGAGTCCACTTGCACAAGGGTAGTCTTCTTGTGATGAATGGCGTTTTGCAGCAGGACTGGTTGGTAAGTACACAACTGGTACTTTACAAGGCAATAACAAAAAAGCTATGGTCTGAAATGTGCTAG
- the LOC143253106 gene encoding alpha-ketoglutarate-dependent dioxygenase alkB homolog 3-like isoform X4 has product MVFRRTTEMSDKHRNGRIQGSWAGWSSEKCEKGLTSGCRKSMFKYEEGESSVGDVPFQKKDTIEIKDPGEHVLIGGMSGISSVYFHPYFFTPKEADGYFNMLIKQGSIPWKQTDIKIMGEKYQTPRLVAWYGPFPYSYSGVTLEADQEWPNEVTVIQLKVEQHLSEVYKTTVSFNSVLLNLYRNGKDSVAWHSDDELSMGIHPIIASVSLGETRKFELKKKLPSKQESQVKSIRSNNENLDYRVHLHKGSLLVMNGVLQQDWLVSTQLVLYKAITKKLWSEMC; this is encoded by the exons ATGGTTTTCAG GAGAACAACTGAGATGAGTGATAAGCATCGAAATGGTAGGATTCAGGGATCTTGGGCTGGTTGGAGTAGTGAAAAGTGTGAGAAAGGATTAACCTCTGGATGTAGGAAGAGTATGTTTAAATATGAAGAAGGTGAAAGTTCAGTA GGTGATGTTCCATTTCAAAAGAAGGACACTATTGAAATCAA GGATCCTGGTGAACATGTATTAATTGGTGGAATGAGCGGAATTTCTAG tgtttattttcaTCCATATTTCTTTACACCCAAAGAAGCAGATGGATATTTTAATATGCTTATTAAACAGGGAAGTATCCCCTGGAAGCAAACAGATATCAAAATCATGGGAGAAAAATACCAAACACCAAGACTTGTGGCCTGGTATGGTCCTTTTCCTTATTCATATTCTGGTGTAACACTGGAAGCAGATCAGGAG tggCCTAATGAGGTGACAGTAATACAGTTAAAAGTTGAACAACATTTGAGTGaagtttacaaaactacagtCAGTTTCAATTCTGTTCTCTTAAATTTATACAGAAATGGTAAAGATAGTGTTGCATGGCATAGTGATGATGAATTGTCCATGGGAATACATCCAATTATTGCATCAGTTTCCTTGGGAGAAACTAGGAAgtttgaactgaaaaaaaaactgccCTCAAAGCAAGAGAGTCAG GTAAAAAGCATACGGTCAAATAATGAAAATCTAGATTATAGAGTCCACTTGCACAAGGGTAGTCTTCTTGTGATGAATGGCGTTTTGCAGCAGGACTGGTTGGTAAGTACACAACTGGTACTTTACAAGGCAATAACAAAAAAGCTATGGTCTGAAATGTGCTAG